A genomic region of Tepidisphaeraceae bacterium contains the following coding sequences:
- a CDS encoding type II toxin-antitoxin system VapC family toxin: MGRSLIYLDANVVIRLIKGSPAVRAAPHSRLVGTRVCMSQLTRLECRTKPMADGNSMVLGEFDAFFDGNELLIGDVTTDVIDLATRLRAKYRLRTPDVLHVASAVSLNANTFLTGDRQLSRVTEIPVEVI, encoded by the coding sequence ATGGGGCGATCGTTGATCTACCTCGACGCGAACGTCGTTATTAGATTGATAAAAGGCTCGCCTGCGGTTCGCGCTGCACCTCATTCACGACTGGTAGGCACCAGGGTATGCATGTCACAACTAACCCGGCTCGAGTGCCGCACGAAGCCAATGGCTGACGGCAACAGCATGGTTCTAGGGGAGTTCGACGCGTTCTTCGACGGTAACGAGCTATTGATCGGTGACGTGACGACGGACGTGATCGATCTTGCAACGCGCCTTCGCGCTAAATACCGGCTACGCACCCCGGACGTCTTGCACGTCGCATCCGCGGTAAGTTTGAACGCCAACACATTCCTCACCGGCGATAGGCAACTCTCGCGCGTCACCGAAATTCCCGTCGAAGTGATCTAA
- the trmB gene encoding tRNA (guanosine(46)-N7)-methyltransferase TrmB, which yields MQSSHELIVEPVGLDPDALPKPLIWSELYGNANKVELEVGMGKGTFLCEQARSRLDTNFFGIEWARWFWRYASDRMRRHNCANARTVRAEASFFLTEFVPPASLSVVHIYFPDPWPKARHHKRRLVQPKFMPLLHRVLVPGGRVQIVTDHKGYWDENIEPTLRAAAGFTVVDYNRPGSANEGEFVGTNFERKYRREGRPFYALAAVKEG from the coding sequence ATGCAATCGTCTCATGAGTTAATCGTCGAACCCGTCGGCCTCGATCCCGACGCGTTACCCAAGCCGTTGATCTGGTCGGAACTGTACGGCAACGCCAATAAGGTGGAACTGGAGGTCGGCATGGGCAAGGGCACGTTCCTGTGCGAACAGGCCCGCAGCCGCTTGGACACGAACTTCTTCGGCATCGAATGGGCCCGCTGGTTCTGGCGCTACGCCAGCGATCGCATGCGGCGGCACAACTGCGCCAACGCCCGCACCGTGCGCGCCGAGGCGAGCTTTTTCCTGACCGAGTTCGTGCCGCCAGCGAGCTTGTCGGTCGTCCACATCTACTTTCCTGACCCCTGGCCCAAGGCCCGCCATCACAAGCGGCGTCTGGTCCAGCCGAAGTTCATGCCCCTGCTGCACCGCGTGCTGGTGCCGGGCGGCCGCGTGCAGATCGTGACCGATCACAAGGGATACTGGGACGAGAACATCGAACCCACGCTGCGCGCCGCTGCGGGATTTACGGTGGTGGATTACAACCGCCCCGGATCGGCCAACGAGGGGGAATTCGTCGGCACGAACTTCGAACGCAAGTACCGCCGCGAGGGGCGACCGTTTTACGCGCTGGCGGCGGTGAAGGAAGGTTAG
- a CDS encoding ribulokinase, producing MSQYSVGFDFGTESVRVVIVDVSNGRVAGQASRSYAHGVIDDVLPDAEVKLPPDYALQHPQDWLTDAAAACKDALTKSGASAADVVGIGVDFTSCTMMPAFADGTPVCLFERFGRVPLAYPKLWKHHAAKAETDRINEVARQRNEPWLSRYGGTIGLEWFFPKVLETLNHEPGVYDIADVWLEAGDWFVWQLVDGPFPKCSTKNLSRSTCQAGYKAMWNGETGFPSPDYFEAVNPKMRDVVAEKMPGEMVAPGARAGTLTEAAAALFGLRAGTPVSAAIIDAHAGVPGAGVADASTMVLVMGTSSCHMMNALGDAPIPGVAGVVQDGILPGFYGVETGQASVGDAFAWLVETFGLSHEKLSREAADLGPGSGGVLALDWLNGCRTPLMDGRLSGAFLGVTLGTRPAQMYRALMEATAMGVRWIVETIQNADVPVERFVASGGLPAKSPLLMQIYADVLGKEIRLAESDQSVALGAAILGVLASSEAGSGSDAAKTVIGRMARQRQDLVYRPNAAAVAKYNDLYAMYRTIADPAGPVATTMRKLREI from the coding sequence ATGTCGCAATATTCAGTGGGTTTCGACTTTGGTACCGAGAGCGTCCGCGTGGTGATCGTCGATGTGTCGAATGGTCGTGTCGCGGGCCAGGCATCACGTTCGTATGCGCACGGCGTCATTGATGACGTGCTGCCCGACGCCGAGGTAAAGCTGCCGCCCGATTATGCGCTGCAGCACCCGCAGGACTGGCTAACCGACGCCGCAGCGGCGTGCAAGGACGCGCTGACCAAGAGCGGCGCGAGCGCGGCCGACGTGGTGGGCATTGGCGTCGACTTCACCAGCTGCACGATGATGCCGGCCTTCGCCGACGGCACGCCCGTCTGCCTGTTCGAGCGCTTCGGCCGGGTGCCGCTGGCGTACCCCAAGCTCTGGAAGCACCACGCCGCCAAGGCCGAGACGGACCGCATCAACGAGGTCGCCCGGCAGCGCAACGAGCCCTGGCTAAGCCGCTACGGCGGCACGATCGGCCTTGAATGGTTCTTTCCCAAGGTGCTGGAAACGCTCAACCACGAGCCCGGCGTCTACGACATTGCCGACGTCTGGCTGGAGGCGGGCGACTGGTTCGTCTGGCAGCTGGTCGATGGACCGTTCCCGAAGTGTTCGACGAAGAACCTGTCACGCTCGACCTGCCAGGCCGGCTACAAGGCGATGTGGAACGGCGAGACGGGCTTTCCGTCACCCGACTATTTCGAGGCCGTAAACCCGAAGATGCGCGACGTGGTCGCCGAGAAGATGCCCGGCGAGATGGTCGCCCCTGGCGCCCGCGCCGGCACGCTGACCGAGGCAGCCGCAGCGCTGTTCGGGTTGCGCGCTGGCACGCCGGTGTCGGCGGCGATCATCGATGCCCACGCCGGCGTGCCTGGCGCGGGCGTAGCGGATGCGTCGACCATGGTCCTCGTCATGGGCACCAGCTCGTGCCACATGATGAACGCGCTCGGCGATGCGCCCATCCCCGGCGTCGCGGGCGTGGTGCAGGATGGGATTCTGCCGGGCTTCTACGGCGTTGAAACCGGTCAAGCGAGCGTGGGTGACGCGTTTGCGTGGCTCGTGGAAACGTTCGGCCTGTCGCACGAAAAACTCAGCCGTGAGGCGGCCGATCTCGGGCCGGGATCGGGCGGGGTGCTGGCGCTGGACTGGTTGAATGGCTGCCGTACGCCGCTGATGGACGGGCGACTGTCCGGCGCGTTCCTCGGCGTCACGCTCGGCACCCGACCCGCGCAAATGTACCGCGCGCTGATGGAAGCCACGGCCATGGGCGTGCGGTGGATCGTCGAAACAATCCAGAACGCCGACGTGCCGGTCGAACGCTTCGTCGCCAGTGGCGGGCTGCCGGCCAAGTCACCGTTGCTCATGCAGATCTACGCCGACGTGCTGGGCAAGGAGATCCGCCTGGCCGAGAGCGACCAATCCGTCGCGCTCGGCGCCGCGATCCTCGGTGTGTTGGCCAGTAGCGAAGCGGGTTCCGGCAGCGACGCCGCCAAAACGGTCATTGGCCGCATGGCGCGCCAACGGCAGGACCTGGTCTATCGCCCGAATGCCGCTGCGGTCGCGAAGTACAACGATTTGTACGCGATGTACCGCACGATCGCCGACCCGGCAGGGCCAGTCGCGACGACGATGCGAAAGCTGCGGGAGATCTAG
- a CDS encoding tyrosine recombinase, with translation MSSSARRQPLGPPQLRSFLVHLATERGLADNTVIAYQRDLEDAHAHFDRDGKCLTNASADDYRFYLQAQTRKGQSTKTVSRRLAAIRVFLRYLQGEGFETETILRQLERPKPEQSLPHVLGRAQVLQLINAVDPLSPLFARDVAILELLYASGLRASEICSLKLRDVNLSVSVVRVLGKGMKERIVPFGQAAGEAITRYLDECRPKLLKQPREEIFISRTGKKLDRVALWMIVSKYGQRSGIPSWPHILRHCFASHLLGGGADLRVVQELLGHSDIGTTQIYTHVDQQRLKSIHEKFHPRR, from the coding sequence TTGTCCAGCTCGGCACGCCGGCAACCGCTCGGGCCACCTCAGCTGCGTAGCTTCCTGGTCCACCTCGCCACCGAACGGGGTTTGGCCGACAACACCGTCATCGCCTACCAGCGCGATCTGGAAGACGCCCACGCGCACTTCGATCGCGATGGCAAATGCCTGACCAACGCCTCGGCCGACGATTACCGGTTTTACCTGCAGGCGCAGACGCGCAAGGGCCAGTCGACCAAGACCGTCTCTCGGCGCCTGGCCGCCATTCGCGTCTTTCTGCGCTACCTGCAAGGCGAGGGGTTTGAGACCGAGACGATCCTGCGGCAACTGGAGCGACCCAAGCCGGAACAGAGCCTGCCGCACGTGCTGGGTCGCGCGCAGGTGCTTCAACTCATCAACGCGGTCGATCCGCTGTCACCCCTGTTCGCGCGCGACGTGGCGATTCTGGAACTGCTGTACGCCAGCGGGCTGCGGGCGTCGGAGATCTGTTCGCTGAAGTTGCGCGATGTGAACCTGTCGGTGTCGGTCGTGCGCGTGCTGGGCAAAGGCATGAAGGAACGCATCGTCCCCTTCGGCCAGGCCGCCGGCGAGGCGATCACGCGCTACTTGGACGAGTGCCGCCCGAAGCTGTTGAAACAGCCGCGTGAGGAGATTTTCATCTCCCGCACCGGCAAGAAGCTCGACCGCGTTGCGCTCTGGATGATCGTCAGCAAGTACGGCCAACGCAGCGGCATCCCCAGCTGGCCGCACATCCTCCGCCACTGCTTCGCCAGCCACCTGCTGGGTGGCGGTGCGGACCTGCGCGTGGTCCAGGAACTGCTGGGCCACAGCGACATCGGCACGACGCAGATCTACACGCACGTCGACCAGCAACGACTAAAGTCGATCCACGAAAAATTTCATCCAAGACGGTAG
- the queA gene encoding tRNA preQ1(34) S-adenosylmethionine ribosyltransferase-isomerase QueA, which yields MRSDELDFHLPPELIAQEPAGERTASRLLHYRRPDRSIAHRTFSDLPSLLRAGDLLVFNDARVIPARFTLRKSTGGRIEGLFVSEDTPGQWQVMLRNLGPITDPVPLTFADEPTLTAQAVGRMVDGNYVLRVDTTDRATDVLDRLGRMPLPPYIRRDKDHDARDAADRERYQTVFANRATAVAAPTAALHFTPELLAELDARGVQRACVTLDVGLGTFKPLSSDTLEAHAMHRETYAISPQAAVAINLAKQERRRVIAVGTTSARVLESQPSGQPIQPVSGSTAIFIYPPYEWRYVDAMVTNFHLPRSTLIALVAAMVGLDEQRRIYATAIAERYRFFSYGDSMLVE from the coding sequence ATGCGCAGCGACGAGCTAGACTTCCACTTGCCCCCCGAACTGATCGCGCAGGAACCCGCCGGCGAGCGAACCGCGTCGCGGCTGCTACACTATCGCAGGCCCGATCGCAGCATCGCCCACCGCACGTTCTCGGACTTGCCGTCCCTGCTGCGCGCCGGCGATTTGCTGGTCTTCAACGATGCCCGCGTCATCCCCGCCCGCTTCACGTTGCGAAAAAGCACCGGCGGGCGCATTGAAGGTCTGTTTGTCTCCGAAGACACACCCGGCCAATGGCAGGTGATGCTGCGCAACCTGGGTCCGATAACCGATCCCGTGCCGCTCACGTTCGCTGATGAGCCTACGTTGACGGCCCAAGCAGTAGGGCGGATGGTGGATGGAAACTACGTGTTGCGCGTAGATACGACCGATCGCGCAACGGATGTATTGGACCGCCTGGGCCGCATGCCGTTGCCACCCTACATTCGTCGCGACAAGGACCACGACGCCCGCGACGCCGCCGACCGCGAGCGATATCAGACCGTTTTCGCCAACCGCGCCACCGCCGTCGCCGCCCCGACCGCCGCGCTGCACTTCACGCCCGAGTTATTGGCTGAGTTAGACGCCCGCGGCGTACAGCGGGCGTGCGTCACGCTCGACGTGGGCCTTGGTACGTTCAAGCCGCTATCCAGCGACACGCTCGAAGCCCACGCGATGCACCGCGAGACGTACGCCATCAGCCCCCAAGCCGCCGTCGCGATCAATCTGGCAAAACAGGAACGTCGCCGGGTTATCGCCGTCGGCACGACGAGCGCCCGCGTGCTGGAATCGCAACCGTCTGGTCAGCCGATTCAACCCGTTAGTGGTTCGACGGCCATCTTCATCTACCCGCCGTACGAATGGCGATACGTGGACGCGATGGTGACCAACTTCCACCTGCCGCGCAGCACGCTGATCGCCCTGGTGGCCGCCATGGTGGGTTTAGACGAGCAGCGGCGCATCTACGCGACCGCGATCGCCGAGCGATATCGATTCTTCAGCTATGGGGATTCAATGTTGGTAGAATGA
- a CDS encoding penicillin-binding protein 2 codes for MRTFSPARAAFVIIILCSCFVALGTRVAYLQTYGRQQTIGRAERQQHQNQVLRSRRGSIFDANSMLMAGTVQTQTLYVDPKFMQQVYEGAGRSLVQMDDDVAALARLIDKEPFEISKLLSDRATSRFVKVAENLDEPTCRAIHEMNLPGVGLLPESARTYPMGSIAAHVLGGSGKDGNGLEGIELKFNKVLSGKDGQIRVLKDARRRAIATAADDYVPPLHGKHVVLTIDANIQMIVEQELADTCTKYRAQRGEAVVMNPTTGDVLALANWPTFNPQNLEDSTADRRRNRVLTDPYEPGSTFKPFITGPALALGVTRVNEVFPTGGKTWRTPYNRTITDVHGYDRLALWDVLVKSSNIGMAMLSERMGNPRLYKAITSFGFGRPTGIELPGEDRGTVHPLNKWTKFSTDSVAQGYEVMVTPMQLARAFCAYANGGRLITPRLVKGVLDSEGNIIARPTKPNANLLPEVIDPTSAAWMRRVMCDVMIRGTGSGARSRTWNVFGKTGTAHISQGLAGYAADKYTSSFIGGAPAEKPELVIAFIIHEPDRAFAVKNNMSYFGGAVAAPGAVASLERALAYLQVPPSPDITLPPPHVASVLFNYNPKQYAKPKPKTEKNEKTVATVKE; via the coding sequence ATGCGCACCTTCTCGCCGGCCCGCGCCGCCTTTGTGATCATCATCCTCTGCTCGTGCTTCGTTGCGCTGGGCACGCGCGTGGCGTACCTGCAGACGTATGGCCGTCAGCAGACCATCGGGCGGGCCGAGCGGCAGCAGCACCAGAACCAGGTGCTGCGGTCGCGGCGTGGCAGCATCTTCGACGCCAACAGCATGCTGATGGCGGGCACCGTGCAGACGCAGACGCTCTACGTCGACCCGAAGTTCATGCAGCAAGTTTACGAGGGTGCCGGCCGCAGCCTGGTTCAGATGGACGACGACGTCGCGGCACTGGCGCGCCTGATCGACAAAGAGCCCTTTGAGATCAGCAAGCTCCTGAGCGACCGCGCGACCAGCCGGTTCGTGAAGGTCGCCGAGAACCTTGATGAACCCACCTGCCGTGCGATCCACGAGATGAACCTGCCGGGCGTGGGCCTGCTGCCCGAGAGCGCGCGCACCTACCCGATGGGCTCGATCGCCGCCCACGTGCTGGGCGGCAGCGGCAAGGACGGGAACGGGCTGGAAGGCATCGAACTGAAGTTCAACAAGGTGCTGAGCGGCAAGGACGGGCAGATCCGCGTGCTGAAGGACGCCCGCCGCCGCGCGATCGCCACTGCCGCCGACGACTATGTGCCACCGCTGCACGGCAAGCACGTCGTGCTGACGATCGACGCCAACATTCAGATGATCGTCGAGCAGGAGCTGGCCGACACCTGCACGAAGTACCGCGCGCAGCGCGGCGAAGCGGTCGTGATGAACCCGACGACCGGCGACGTGCTGGCGCTGGCCAACTGGCCGACGTTCAACCCCCAGAACCTCGAGGACTCCACCGCCGACCGCCGCCGCAACCGCGTGTTGACCGACCCGTACGAGCCCGGTTCGACCTTCAAGCCGTTCATCACTGGCCCGGCGCTGGCGCTGGGCGTCACGCGGGTAAACGAGGTCTTCCCGACCGGCGGCAAGACGTGGCGCACGCCGTACAACCGCACGATCACCGACGTGCATGGCTACGACCGCCTGGCGCTGTGGGACGTGCTGGTGAAGTCGAGCAACATCGGCATGGCCATGCTCAGCGAGCGCATGGGCAACCCGCGCCTGTACAAGGCCATCACCAGCTTTGGCTTCGGCCGCCCCACCGGCATCGAGCTGCCCGGTGAGGATCGCGGGACCGTGCACCCGCTGAACAAGTGGACGAAGTTCAGCACCGACTCGGTCGCGCAGGGTTACGAGGTGATGGTGACGCCGATGCAGCTCGCCCGCGCGTTCTGCGCCTACGCCAACGGCGGGCGCCTGATCACGCCGCGCCTGGTGAAGGGCGTGCTGGACTCCGAAGGCAACATCATCGCCCGCCCGACCAAGCCAAACGCCAACCTGCTGCCCGAGGTCATCGACCCCACCAGCGCCGCCTGGATGCGCCGCGTGATGTGCGACGTGATGATCCGCGGTACCGGCTCGGGCGCGCGCAGCCGAACGTGGAACGTGTTCGGCAAGACCGGCACCGCCCACATCAGCCAGGGCTTGGCCGGCTACGCCGCCGACAAGTACACGAGCAGCTTCATCGGTGGCGCCCCGGCCGAGAAGCCGGAACTGGTGATCGCGTTCATCATCCACGAACCCGACCGCGCCTTCGCCGTGAAGAACAACATGAGCTACTTCGGCGGTGCCGTCGCCGCCCCCGGCGCCGTGGCATCGCTGGAACGCGCGCTTGCCTACCTGCAGGTCCCCCCCAGCCCCGACATCACCCTGCCGCCGCCCCACGTCGCCAGCGTGTTGTTCAACTACAACCCCAAGCAGTACGCCAAGCCCAAGCCCAAGACCGAAAAGAACGAGAAGACAGTGGCGACGGTGAAGGAATAG
- the rmuC gene encoding DNA recombination protein RmuC, which yields MEVVAVIVGILIGGVVGWLIAERRATGRAQQHVAAATVAESRVASLTQQLADQGRTVDELRERISLAERSTATAEASLRAAEDNIAEQRKLLDDAQAKLRDAFASVSTEALAKNNQAFLDLAKERFATLSQEATGTLDQRKTEIDGMLKPMQELLGQYQTRLVDIEKNRVESYSMLREQLGTLMEVQRTANHQTNALVTALRRPTTRGQWGEVTLRRLVELAGMTNRCDFFEQTSQATDDGNKQRPDMVVRLPGGREIVIDCKAVLDGFLDAVAATSEDSRRECLSRHSAQVRSRARDLSMKAYWSQFKRSPEFIVMFLPGEAFFSAAIESDPGLYEDMFKSRVIIATPTTLLALLRSVEYGWRQEDMTENAEKIRKLGVDLYERVRTLAEHMSKIGNSLGTAVGHYNNAVGSLETRVLVSARKMGELGARTEKEMTSVDPLDSRPRELTTATPAAMITAE from the coding sequence ATGGAAGTTGTCGCGGTCATCGTGGGGATTTTGATCGGCGGCGTCGTCGGTTGGTTGATCGCCGAGCGGCGGGCCACCGGGCGCGCGCAGCAGCATGTCGCGGCGGCGACGGTGGCGGAATCGCGGGTGGCGTCGCTAACGCAGCAATTGGCCGACCAGGGGCGAACGGTCGACGAGCTGCGCGAGCGGATCTCGCTCGCCGAGCGGTCCACCGCCACCGCGGAAGCGAGCCTGCGCGCGGCCGAGGACAACATCGCCGAGCAACGCAAACTGCTGGACGACGCGCAAGCCAAGCTGCGCGATGCGTTTGCCAGCGTTTCGACTGAGGCGCTCGCGAAGAACAACCAGGCCTTTCTCGACCTTGCAAAGGAGCGTTTCGCCACGCTGTCGCAGGAGGCCACCGGTACGCTCGACCAGCGCAAGACCGAGATCGACGGCATGCTGAAGCCGATGCAGGAACTGCTCGGCCAATACCAGACCCGCCTGGTCGACATCGAGAAGAACCGCGTCGAATCGTACAGCATGCTGCGCGAGCAGCTCGGCACGCTGATGGAAGTCCAGCGGACGGCCAACCACCAGACCAACGCGCTTGTGACCGCCCTGCGTCGCCCGACCACGCGCGGCCAATGGGGTGAAGTAACGCTTCGCCGACTGGTCGAACTGGCCGGCATGACCAACCGCTGCGATTTCTTCGAGCAAACCTCGCAGGCGACCGATGACGGCAACAAGCAACGCCCCGACATGGTCGTGCGCCTACCCGGTGGGCGCGAGATCGTGATCGACTGCAAGGCCGTCCTCGACGGTTTCCTGGACGCCGTCGCCGCGACGTCGGAAGACTCGCGCCGCGAGTGTTTGTCGCGCCACAGCGCGCAGGTGCGCAGCCGGGCGCGCGATTTGTCGATGAAGGCCTACTGGTCGCAGTTCAAGCGCAGCCCTGAGTTCATCGTAATGTTCCTGCCCGGCGAGGCCTTCTTTAGCGCCGCCATCGAATCCGACCCCGGTTTGTACGAGGACATGTTCAAGAGCCGCGTGATCATCGCCACGCCTACCACCCTGCTGGCGCTGCTGCGATCCGTCGAGTACGGCTGGCGGCAGGAAGACATGACCGAGAACGCCGAGAAGATCCGCAAGCTGGGCGTCGATTTGTACGAGCGCGTGCGCACGCTGGCCGAGCACATGTCCAAGATCGGCAACAGCCTCGGCACTGCCGTCGGTCATTACAACAACGCCGTCGGCTCGCTGGAGACGCGCGTGCTGGTCTCGGCCAGGAAGATGGGCGAACTGGGTGCACGCACCGAAAAGGAAATGACCAGCGTCGACCCGCTCGACTCCCGCCCCCGCGAGCTGACCACCGCCACCCCCGCCGCGATGATCACCGCGGAGTAA
- a CDS encoding segregation/condensation protein A, with product MEYRVELDVFNGPLDLLLFLIKRDELDIYDIPIASITQSYMQYVQVLRSVKDQVGLDINVAGDFLVMAATLMEVKSAMLLPRQEQTPESADGRSAAAELADPRYELVQQLLEYKKLKDSAALLDRKAHEHAARFPRIPVKLEGTEDEPPPVDLDEVQVWDLLATFERLLKEVGVRKPRYHEVTYDDTPIDLHAADIEDRLKREGPQTLRGLLLGRKSRSEMVGVFLALLELIREKKILVEQSDDLADANIVEAPEEHKSTYAGASLHLLDESAADPIPVPSPGTPGEG from the coding sequence TTGGAATATCGTGTAGAACTGGATGTCTTCAACGGGCCGCTCGACCTGCTGTTATTCTTGATCAAGCGGGACGAGCTGGACATCTACGACATCCCGATCGCGAGCATCACGCAGTCGTACATGCAGTACGTGCAGGTGCTGCGCAGCGTGAAGGACCAGGTGGGGCTCGACATCAACGTCGCCGGCGACTTTCTGGTGATGGCGGCGACGTTGATGGAGGTGAAGAGCGCGATGCTGCTGCCGCGCCAGGAGCAGACCCCCGAGTCTGCCGACGGTCGCAGCGCCGCCGCCGAGCTGGCCGACCCACGGTACGAGCTGGTTCAACAGCTGCTGGAGTACAAAAAGCTGAAGGACTCGGCCGCGTTGCTTGACCGTAAGGCCCACGAGCACGCGGCCCGTTTTCCGCGAATACCGGTGAAGCTGGAAGGCACGGAAGACGAGCCCCCGCCGGTGGATCTGGACGAGGTGCAGGTCTGGGACCTGTTGGCAACGTTCGAACGGCTGCTGAAGGAAGTGGGCGTCCGCAAGCCGCGTTACCACGAGGTGACGTACGACGACACGCCAATCGATCTGCACGCCGCCGACATTGAAGACCGGCTAAAGCGTGAAGGCCCGCAAACCCTGCGTGGCTTGCTGCTTGGCCGCAAGAGCCGCAGCGAAATGGTCGGCGTCTTCCTCGCGCTGCTGGAGCTCATCCGCGAGAAAAAGATCCTTGTCGAACAATCCGACGACTTAGCCGACGCCAACATCGTTGAGGCCCCTGAGGAACATAAAAGCACTTACGCCGGGGCGTCGCTGCATTTGCTGGATGAATCAGCCGCTGATCCGATTCCGGTCCCCTCTCCCGGTACTCCGGGGGAGGGCTAG
- a CDS encoding KpsF/GutQ family sugar-phosphate isomerase yields the protein MNDDLRNFARGVIETEAAAVSSMANAIDDAFERAVDLVLCCGASVLTCGIGKAGHVARKLAATLASTGTPAHFLSPADAAHGDLGSVRQGDVVLLLSASGESDEILRVLNIVKKLGHPVIGISSTATSTLGRHADVSIVIGKIEEACPLRLAPSASTTAMMALGDALALTVMRLRNFTADDFAVFHPAGQLGRKLIKVREAMSFKLGENLPVASDRQTVGQVLHEVAKIKRRSGAVVLVDDTGKLSGIFTDGDLRRLITDAAVDGLNQPIHSVMTRNPKRIHADALASEAIALMHPGRIDELPVVNDGGEPIGLIDVQDLVVLKMLDVKED from the coding sequence ATGAACGACGATTTACGCAACTTTGCCCGCGGGGTAATCGAGACCGAAGCCGCTGCGGTTTCCTCGATGGCGAACGCGATTGACGACGCGTTTGAGCGGGCGGTCGATCTAGTGCTGTGCTGTGGGGCGAGCGTGCTCACCTGCGGCATCGGCAAGGCCGGGCACGTTGCCCGCAAGCTGGCGGCCACGCTCGCCAGCACCGGCACGCCGGCACACTTTCTGTCGCCGGCGGACGCGGCGCATGGGGATTTGGGGTCGGTGCGACAGGGTGACGTCGTCCTCCTGCTGTCGGCCAGTGGGGAAAGCGACGAGATCCTGCGCGTCCTCAACATCGTAAAGAAACTGGGTCATCCGGTAATTGGCATCTCGTCGACCGCCACCAGCACGCTCGGACGGCACGCGGACGTGTCGATCGTCATCGGGAAGATCGAAGAGGCCTGCCCGCTGCGCCTGGCCCCCAGCGCCAGCACGACCGCGATGATGGCGCTTGGCGACGCCCTTGCGCTCACGGTAATGCGGCTGCGCAACTTCACCGCCGACGACTTCGCGGTCTTCCATCCTGCGGGGCAGTTGGGGCGTAAGCTGATCAAGGTGCGCGAGGCGATGAGCTTCAAACTCGGTGAGAATCTGCCCGTGGCGAGCGACCGCCAAACGGTTGGGCAGGTGCTGCACGAGGTGGCTAAGATCAAGCGTCGCAGCGGCGCGGTCGTGCTGGTGGACGACACCGGCAAGCTCAGCGGTATCTTCACCGACGGCGACCTCCGCCGACTGATCACCGACGCCGCGGTTGACGGATTGAATCAGCCGATCCACAGCGTGATGACGCGCAACCCCAAGCGCATCCACGCCGATGCACTGGCCAGCGAGGCGATCGCCCTGATGCATCCGGGCCGCATCGACGAACTGCCCGTGGTCAACGACGGCGGTGAACCCATTGGGTTGATCGACGTCCAAGATTTGGTCGTACTGAAGATGTTGGACGTGAAGGAAGATTGA
- a CDS encoding ankyrin repeat domain-containing protein: MTDTTKHASVAVADNAGLSPLHLAANADDRKAAEALLASGADFYARDENGQLPLDLPPGGSMNDTRKWLREVNKSRNAFLTALHENQIDRVTELLAADRSLASTRDIGDGWSAVMSACHFGNLEMLRLLLDAGASLDAVDFNNGHDAVFVCAEKGQTECLRLLLAAGAKPDRMWRVNYGALPMQMNALHVAAWKGHGPIVQLLLDAKVDPNVRSKSYAMFSPLHFAATEGHTAIVRQLLDAGADTTARDGRRGITALEMARAATHTDAAAALGGK; encoded by the coding sequence ATGACGGACACAACGAAGCATGCCTCGGTCGCAGTGGCGGACAACGCAGGCCTATCGCCTCTTCACTTGGCCGCCAACGCCGACGACCGCAAGGCCGCCGAGGCGCTGCTTGCGAGCGGCGCGGATTTCTACGCGCGCGACGAGAACGGCCAGCTACCGCTCGACCTGCCACCAGGCGGATCGATGAACGACACCCGCAAGTGGCTGCGCGAGGTGAACAAGTCGCGCAACGCCTTCCTCACCGCACTGCACGAAAATCAGATCGACCGCGTCACTGAACTATTGGCGGCCGACAGGTCGCTGGCGAGCACGCGGGACATTGGTGACGGTTGGTCGGCCGTGATGTCGGCGTGCCACTTTGGCAACCTCGAGATGTTGCGCCTGCTGCTCGACGCCGGCGCATCGCTGGACGCCGTCGACTTCAACAACGGCCACGACGCGGTCTTCGTCTGCGCAGAAAAAGGTCAGACCGAGTGCCTGCGCCTCCTGCTGGCCGCCGGTGCCAAACCCGACCGCATGTGGCGCGTGAACTACGGTGCGCTGCCCATGCAGATGAACGCGCTGCACGTGGCCGCTTGGAAGGGGCACGGCCCCATCGTGCAACTGCTGCTGGATGCGAAGGTGGACCCGAACGTGCGATCGAAGTCGTACGCGATGTTCTCCCCCCTACACTTCGCCGCCACTGAGGGCCACACCGCGATCGTGCGTCAACTGCTGGATGCCGGCGCCGACACCACCGCCCGCGACGGTCGCCGCGGCATCACCGCATTGGAAATGGCACGGGCCGCTACGCACACCGATGCGGCCGCCGCGCTCGGTGGAAAGTAG